From one Pedobacter faecalis genomic stretch:
- a CDS encoding ABC transporter permease, giving the protein MLRNYYKIAIAVLKRRKFFTFISLFGISLTLTVLMVTTAFMDKIFSPAYPDVKRGRSLFITKGSLTNTKEGWYNGSSVSFDFLYHYVTKLKTPEKVSIFTFSSSTNAYVNNRKLSIEYKFTDGAFWEVAEFKFLEGRSYTEPAVERADRVAVITARTRKRYFGDDAAVAGKYIELDNVNYRVIGVVADLPRSNRNYYSDVYLPYTVSKIDYRRVGQPGINKISLVDRYLGGFGAVMVARSESEVPKMRQEFKQMLARSFKPDTEYDKLYIHADTPFEEFSRNIFGNDESTGLAATIGAGILVVLLFLLLPAINLVNVNITRIMERSSEIGVRKAFGASSKMLVYQFLVENVILTLIGGLIGLVLSAISIYFFNQSSLLPDLDLALNWTVLGAGLLLCLLFGLLSGVYPAWRMSRFNVVHALKSQ; this is encoded by the coding sequence ATGCTTAGAAATTATTACAAAATAGCGATTGCGGTGCTGAAACGGCGGAAGTTTTTTACTTTCATCAGCCTGTTCGGCATCAGTCTCACACTAACCGTGCTCATGGTTACGACCGCATTCATGGACAAGATTTTTAGCCCTGCGTATCCGGATGTAAAAAGAGGCAGGTCTTTATTTATAACCAAGGGGTCGCTTACGAATACCAAAGAAGGCTGGTATAATGGTAGTTCAGTATCTTTTGATTTTCTTTATCACTATGTCACCAAGTTGAAGACGCCGGAAAAGGTTTCGATATTTACCTTCTCCAGTTCCACCAATGCCTATGTAAATAACCGGAAGCTTTCCATAGAATATAAGTTCACTGACGGCGCTTTCTGGGAAGTAGCCGAATTTAAGTTCCTGGAAGGGCGCTCCTATACAGAACCGGCAGTGGAACGGGCCGACCGCGTGGCTGTAATCACTGCACGCACGCGAAAGCGATATTTTGGCGACGATGCAGCAGTAGCAGGAAAATACATTGAGCTGGATAATGTGAATTACCGTGTTATAGGAGTGGTGGCCGACTTGCCCAGAAGCAACCGCAACTATTACAGCGATGTATACCTGCCATACACGGTTTCCAAGATCGATTACCGGCGTGTGGGACAGCCCGGTATAAACAAGATATCTTTGGTCGACCGCTACCTCGGTGGATTCGGAGCTGTAATGGTGGCGCGTTCAGAATCTGAGGTGCCAAAGATGCGTCAGGAATTTAAGCAGATGCTTGCCAGATCGTTTAAGCCGGATACAGAATATGACAAGCTCTATATCCATGCGGATACGCCTTTCGAGGAATTTTCGAGAAACATTTTTGGCAACGACGAGAGCACCGGCCTGGCAGCAACCATAGGTGCCGGGATCCTGGTGGTGTTACTGTTTCTGTTGTTGCCCGCCATCAATCTCGTCAATGTCAACATTACGCGAATTATGGAGCGGTCATCAGAGATCGGCGTCCGTAAGGCTTTTGGCGCATCGTCCAAAATGCTCGTTTATCAGTTTCTTGTGGAAAATGTGATCCTAACCTTGATAGGAGGCTTGATAGGCCTGGTGCTATCGGCTATCTCGATATACTTCTTTAACCAGTCGAGTCTACTTCCCGATCTGGACCTGGCGCTCAATTGGACGGTTCTGGGGGCCGGTTTGCTGTTGTGCCTGCTGTTTGGGCTGCTTTCAGGTGTCTATCCCGCCTGGCGGATGTCAAGATTCAACGTGGTCCATGCACTGAAGTCACAATAA
- a CDS encoding ABC transporter ATP-binding protein, giving the protein MIQLQNIEKVYRTDTVETLAINNISLDVAPGEFLSIMGPSGCGKSTLLNVIGLLDEPSKGSVRIDGQEVTSYGDRQLARFRNQKLGFIFQSYHLINDLQVLDNVELPLLYRNVSASERRRLAAEALEKVGLSNRLKHFPTQLSGGQRQRVAIARAIVGNPRIILADEPTGNLDSAMGNEIMNILIGLNQKEGTTIVMVTHDEQMALKTHRLVRLFDGSQVL; this is encoded by the coding sequence ATGATACAACTACAAAACATTGAAAAGGTGTACCGCACCGACACGGTTGAGACACTCGCCATTAATAACATTAGTTTGGATGTAGCACCGGGTGAATTTCTTTCCATAATGGGACCCTCCGGCTGTGGCAAAAGTACACTGCTGAATGTAATCGGACTGCTGGACGAGCCATCGAAAGGCTCGGTGCGGATAGACGGGCAGGAGGTTACCAGCTATGGAGACCGGCAGCTGGCACGTTTCAGGAATCAGAAGCTGGGATTCATATTTCAAAGCTATCACCTGATCAATGATCTGCAAGTGTTAGACAATGTAGAGCTGCCCCTTCTTTACAGAAACGTTTCGGCCTCGGAGCGCCGCAGGCTGGCTGCTGAGGCTCTGGAAAAGGTAGGGCTGAGCAACCGGCTTAAGCATTTTCCTACCCAGTTAAGCGGCGGTCAGCGGCAACGGGTTGCCATTGCGCGGGCTATCGTGGGCAACCCGCGGATCATTTTGGCAGATGAGCCCACTGGTAACCTGGATAGTGCCATGGGCAATGAAATCATGAATATACTCATCGGGTTAAATCAGAAGGAAGGCACTACCATTGTGATGGTTACGCATGATGAACAAATGGCGCTGAAAACACACCGCTTGGTTAGGTTATTTGATGGATCCCAAGTATTATAA
- a CDS encoding TolC family protein, whose product MRALFIILFLSLPGLALVAAASSTVNRQDDTLRLSLSEAVARAKANSIAAKQAITQKETKYWEWRTFRSNYQPQLALSGILPGYNKTYAQVLQPNGTILFQPIRNDNSSLTLDFTQSIAATGGTIFGTTELQRFSDFDRKTVLYNGTPYGIGYTQPLLQFNRLKWDKKIEPLKYRESQQAYIESQEEISMQVAEYFFDLLLAQENLRLAESNFANTEKILSIANTKFELGKIARNEILQLQLERLNAQKAVGTANRDVEIATLNLRTYVGIEEGDRLSAIMPGLVGDISIPTEKVLAEAYENRSDAIAFARRLAEAKRDVAKAKGENGLNATLNANLGYSNAGNRVFDVYRSPKSQQSVVLQLSIPVLDWGRSRSRAKTALANEQLVVYEVEQARLNFKQEIITQVTLFDMMKEQMTLTAHAAEIALEKYQIASERYVLGNLSITDLSIAFQENDRAKRDYIAALRNFWGAYYQLRYLSLYDFEKNEKIRYD is encoded by the coding sequence ATGCGAGCCCTGTTCATCATTTTATTTCTCTCATTGCCCGGCCTAGCTCTTGTGGCGGCAGCCTCATCTACGGTCAACAGGCAGGATGATACGCTCCGGCTAAGCCTGAGTGAGGCAGTTGCCCGGGCAAAAGCCAATTCCATTGCTGCTAAACAAGCAATTACACAAAAAGAAACCAAATATTGGGAATGGCGGACCTTTCGGTCAAACTATCAGCCGCAACTGGCGCTGAGCGGGATTTTGCCTGGCTATAACAAAACCTATGCACAGGTACTTCAGCCGAATGGAACGATCCTTTTCCAGCCGATCCGCAACGACAATTCTTCGCTTACGCTTGATTTTACGCAGAGTATCGCGGCTACAGGGGGGACTATATTTGGTACGACAGAGTTGCAGCGTTTCAGTGATTTTGATCGGAAGACCGTATTGTATAATGGTACGCCGTATGGTATAGGGTATACCCAGCCTTTGCTGCAGTTCAACCGCCTTAAATGGGATAAGAAAATAGAACCGCTCAAATATCGTGAAAGTCAGCAGGCTTATATTGAATCACAGGAGGAGATTTCCATGCAGGTAGCCGAGTATTTTTTCGATTTGCTGCTTGCACAGGAAAACCTGCGCCTGGCTGAGAGCAATTTTGCCAATACAGAAAAGATCCTGAGCATAGCCAATACCAAGTTCGAATTGGGAAAGATTGCAAGAAATGAGATTTTACAGCTTCAGCTTGAGCGGCTGAACGCTCAGAAGGCCGTGGGCACTGCCAACCGTGATGTGGAGATTGCCACGCTGAATCTGAGAACCTATGTAGGGATCGAAGAGGGTGACCGCCTATCGGCGATCATGCCCGGACTGGTAGGAGATATCAGCATTCCCACAGAAAAGGTACTTGCCGAAGCCTATGAGAACCGCTCGGATGCCATTGCCTTTGCCAGACGTTTGGCTGAAGCAAAAAGGGATGTTGCAAAAGCAAAGGGTGAGAATGGTCTGAATGCCACATTGAACGCCAACCTGGGATATTCCAATGCCGGCAACCGGGTGTTCGATGTATACCGCTCACCAAAAAGTCAGCAATCGGTGGTACTGCAGCTTTCCATACCGGTGCTCGACTGGGGGCGGTCCCGTTCGAGAGCCAAAACCGCCCTGGCAAATGAGCAACTGGTGGTTTATGAGGTTGAGCAGGCGCGGCTGAATTTTAAGCAGGAAATTATTACACAGGTTACGCTTTTTGATATGATGAAGGAGCAAATGACGCTCACCGCACATGCTGCGGAAATTGCGCTGGAAAAATACCAGATAGCCAGTGAGCGATATGTGCTCGGGAATCTCAGCATCACGGATCTCAGTATTGCCTTTCAGGAGAATGACCGCGCTAAACGCGATTATATCGCGGCGCTTAGAAATTTTTGGGGCGCATATTACCAGTTGCGGTACCTGTCGCTTTACGACTTTGAAAAAAATGAAAAGATAAGATATGATTAA
- a CDS encoding efflux RND transporter periplasmic adaptor subunit, whose protein sequence is MDKPIEHSVLLKKRRRKIAAIVTIVLALTASLVLLRGYIKPSIKRSSFTTAIAETGDIENTLDAMGEVLPEFEEVLVSPINAAVREVQMDAGMKIRSGQSILTLDKSAAQTEYEKLSFQIESKENEIRKLKLDLDKSFYDINSNNKIKELRISNFKDAVSSAQRLYKAGGGTREDIEAAELDLKVAILEKQQLENEIKSKQQTMKIEIREAEIALAIHRSDQMALKRKLDLANVTATRDGVITWVNKNIGASVSEGDPLARIANLSSYKVAGSISDAQLGSIRLNMPAIIRINQQQLRGIVSNISPSVKNAIVSFDVQLDKKNSKLLRPNMKVDVFLVTEKRNGVVRVANGAAFKGADSQYAFVLSNGKALRREIKTGMSNFDFIEIVSGINPGEEVINSDMEKFEYTGEITIEH, encoded by the coding sequence ATGGATAAACCAATCGAACACTCAGTTCTATTAAAGAAAAGGCGAAGAAAGATCGCTGCGATCGTAACAATCGTTCTGGCATTGACAGCTAGCCTGGTCCTGTTGCGAGGCTATATCAAGCCTTCAATTAAGCGCTCCTCTTTCACTACGGCTATTGCAGAAACCGGAGACATAGAAAATACGCTTGATGCCATGGGCGAGGTGTTGCCCGAGTTTGAAGAGGTATTGGTGAGCCCTATAAATGCTGCCGTCCGCGAAGTGCAGATGGATGCGGGTATGAAGATACGGTCGGGACAGTCCATTCTCACGCTTGACAAATCCGCTGCTCAAACTGAATATGAAAAGCTAAGTTTCCAGATCGAGTCAAAAGAAAATGAGATACGCAAGCTAAAGCTGGACCTGGACAAGAGCTTTTATGATATTAACTCGAACAATAAGATCAAGGAACTTCGCATCAGCAATTTTAAGGATGCAGTCTCGAGTGCCCAGCGGTTGTACAAGGCCGGGGGTGGAACAAGAGAGGATATTGAAGCGGCAGAACTGGACCTAAAAGTTGCCATACTTGAAAAGCAGCAACTTGAAAATGAAATTAAAAGCAAGCAGCAGACGATGAAGATCGAAATCAGGGAGGCTGAGATTGCGCTGGCGATTCACCGGAGTGATCAAATGGCTTTGAAAAGGAAGCTCGATCTGGCTAATGTGACCGCCACGCGGGACGGCGTAATTACCTGGGTGAATAAGAATATCGGAGCGAGCGTAAGCGAGGGAGATCCCCTTGCCCGTATTGCCAACCTGAGCAGCTATAAAGTCGCCGGCAGCATATCTGATGCACAGCTCGGTTCCATCAGATTGAATATGCCCGCCATTATCCGGATTAATCAGCAACAGCTTCGTGGGATTGTGAGCAATATATCGCCCTCGGTGAAGAACGCTATAGTTTCGTTCGACGTACAACTGGACAAAAAGAATAGCAAGCTGCTGAGGCCGAATATGAAGGTGGATGTGTTTTTGGTAACCGAAAAGCGAAATGGGGTAGTGCGTGTTGCAAACGGCGCTGCATTCAAAGGTGCCGACAGTCAGTATGCCTTTGTGCTGTCAAACGGAAAGGCGTTACGGCGCGAGATAAAGACCGGTATGAGCAATTTCGATTTTATTGAGATTGTTAGCGGTATCAATCCGGGTGAAGAAGTCATTAATTCCGATATGGAAAAGTTTGAATATACCGGGGAAATAACTATAGAACACTAG
- a CDS encoding pseudouridine synthase codes for MLDIIYQDDHLIAINKPHGLLVHRSPIASDAKEFALQMLRDQVGRHVYPAHRLDRKTGGALLFAFDKETEIAMQQQFMNGLVTKKYLAVLRGHAPDHQIIDYPLAKENGTLQDATTVFTTLKRAELPVPSGKHSTSRYSLVEATPTTGRMHQLRRHFAHIFHPIIGDRPHGCNKQNKLFKEKWGMTTMLLHASELSFRHPLTGHPIILRAGLRSEFKAVMNLMGW; via the coding sequence ATGTTGGATATCATTTATCAGGATGATCACCTGATCGCGATCAATAAGCCGCACGGCTTGTTGGTTCACCGCTCGCCGATTGCAAGCGATGCAAAAGAATTCGCACTGCAAATGTTGCGTGACCAGGTGGGGAGACATGTCTACCCCGCCCATCGGCTTGACCGGAAGACTGGAGGTGCTTTGTTGTTTGCTTTTGATAAAGAAACTGAGATCGCTATGCAGCAACAATTTATGAATGGCTTGGTGACAAAGAAATATCTGGCAGTCCTGCGCGGACACGCGCCGGATCATCAAATCATAGACTATCCGCTTGCAAAGGAGAACGGTACGCTGCAGGATGCGACAACGGTTTTTACGACATTGAAGCGTGCGGAATTGCCGGTACCTTCTGGAAAACATTCAACCTCAAGATATTCATTGGTGGAGGCCACACCCACAACAGGCCGTATGCACCAGTTGCGGCGCCATTTTGCGCATATCTTTCATCCGATCATCGGCGACCGGCCGCATGGCTGCAACAAACAAAACAAGCTTTTCAAAGAAAAATGGGGTATGACCACAATGCTCCTTCACGCGTCAGAGCTTTCCTTTAGGCACCCGCTAACGGGACATCCGATCATCTTGCGGGCAGGGCTGCGATCAGAGTTTAAGGCAGTGATGAATTTGATGGGCTGGTAA
- a CDS encoding acyl-CoA desaturase, which translates to MVIIFFFVAHWFTSLFFQTFFLHRYASHRMFTTSRAWERVFYIMTLVFQGSSFLNPRAYALMHREHHAYSDTEQDPHSPHFVRDVFQLMMMTLRTFKDHEQRLKAPEARFGGHYPEWPVIDRIGSSIASRLFFGVLYTVFYIVFATEWWMFLLLPVHYLMGPIHGAIVNWCGHKYGYANFDNNDKSKNTSPFDFLMLGELFQNNHHRYPNSANFGKRWFEIDPVYPVMKSLHHLGIIRLRKAI; encoded by the coding sequence ATGGTCATTATTTTTTTCTTTGTGGCCCACTGGTTCACATCTTTGTTTTTTCAAACGTTCTTTCTGCACCGTTATGCATCCCATCGCATGTTTACAACCAGCAGGGCATGGGAACGGGTATTTTATATCATGACTCTTGTTTTTCAGGGATCGTCATTTCTTAACCCCCGCGCCTATGCGTTGATGCACAGGGAGCATCATGCCTACAGCGATACTGAACAGGATCCTCATTCGCCGCATTTTGTACGCGACGTTTTCCAGTTAATGATGATGACACTGCGTACTTTTAAAGATCATGAGCAACGTTTAAAGGCGCCTGAAGCACGGTTTGGCGGACATTACCCCGAGTGGCCGGTTATCGACCGTATCGGCTCTTCCATTGCTTCACGGTTATTTTTTGGTGTGCTTTATACAGTATTTTATATCGTTTTTGCTACAGAATGGTGGATGTTCCTGTTGCTTCCTGTACATTATCTAATGGGACCAATTCATGGAGCTATAGTAAACTGGTGCGGACATAAATATGGTTATGCAAACTTTGATAATAATGATAAGTCTAAGAATACCTCGCCTTTTGATTTCTTAATGTTGGGGGAGCTTTTTCAGAATAACCATCACAGATATCCAAATAGTGCAAATTTTGGTAAACGCTGGTTTGAAATAGACCCGGTGTACCCGGTTATGAAAAGCTTGCATCACCTTGGTATAATCAGGCTGCGTAAGGCCATTTAA
- a CDS encoding cold-shock protein — MQKGTVKFFNQTKGFGFIAPLDGGQEIFVHVTGLIDEIRDNDTVNYDVEEGRKGLNAVNVKVA; from the coding sequence ATGCAAAAAGGAACAGTAAAATTCTTCAATCAAACAAAAGGCTTCGGTTTCATCGCTCCACTTGACGGCGGACAGGAGATTTTTGTACACGTTACAGGTCTTATCGACGAGATTCGCGATAATGACACTGTTAACTACGATGTAGAAGAAGGCCGTAAAGGCTTAAACGCGGTAAATGTAAAAGTAGCTTAA
- a CDS encoding DUF6526 family protein: MQDYKNHIQFYAPHHFVFYPVILGAVIFSAIQAASDERNRLLWVLVAICFAVIGWLSFLLRQHYALTLQNRLVVTEMRFRYYVLTQQRLEELEDRLSFGQIAALRFASDMELPGLVEATISDNLRPDDIKRRIKVWLPDHNRV; the protein is encoded by the coding sequence ATGCAGGACTACAAGAACCACATCCAATTCTACGCACCCCACCATTTTGTTTTTTATCCGGTGATTTTAGGAGCGGTGATTTTTTCCGCCATTCAGGCGGCTTCTGACGAACGGAATCGTTTGCTGTGGGTTCTTGTAGCCATTTGCTTTGCTGTAATCGGCTGGCTTTCTTTCCTGCTCAGACAGCACTACGCACTGACGCTTCAGAATCGGCTGGTTGTTACGGAAATGCGTTTCCGGTATTATGTTCTCACACAGCAGCGTTTAGAAGAGCTTGAAGATCGTCTGAGTTTCGGACAGATTGCGGCTTTACGCTTTGCTTCCGACATGGAATTACCGGGTTTAGTTGAGGCTACGATATCGGATAATTTGAGGCCTGACGACATTAAAAGGAGGATTAAAGTTTGGCTTCCAGACCACAATCGTGTGTAG
- a CDS encoding peroxiredoxin, with amino-acid sequence MSLRIGDTAPNFRAQTSIGEIDFYEYLGDSWGVLFSHPADYTPVCTTELGRTASLKGEFDKRNVKVLALSVDSAESHKGWIQDINETQNTNVEFPIIADEDRKVADLYDMIHPNASDTLTVRSLFVISPDKKVKLTLTYPASTGRNFNEVLRVIDSLQLTANYSVATPADWEDGQDVVVANSIKTEDIPSRFPKGHKVIKPYLRTTPQPNK; translated from the coding sequence ATGAGTTTAAGAATCGGGGACACCGCTCCCAACTTTAGGGCACAAACTTCAATTGGCGAAATTGACTTTTATGAATACCTGGGCGATAGCTGGGGTGTTTTGTTTTCGCATCCTGCAGATTATACACCGGTATGCACTACCGAACTTGGCCGTACTGCCTCATTGAAAGGGGAGTTCGACAAGCGTAATGTAAAGGTATTGGCGCTTAGCGTAGATTCGGCAGAGTCTCATAAGGGCTGGATACAGGACATCAATGAAACGCAAAATACCAATGTTGAATTTCCGATCATAGCTGATGAGGACCGGAAGGTGGCAGACTTGTATGATATGATTCATCCGAATGCGTCTGACACCCTGACGGTACGTTCGTTGTTTGTGATCTCGCCTGACAAGAAGGTTAAACTTACGCTTACTTATCCGGCTTCTACGGGCAGAAATTTTAACGAGGTGCTGCGTGTGATTGACTCGTTGCAGCTGACAGCTAACTATAGTGTGGCTACGCCGGCCGACTGGGAGGATGGTCAGGATGTGGTTGTAGCCAACAGCATCAAAACCGAAGATATCCCTTCCAGGTTTCCTAAGGGGCACAAAGTCATTAAGCCATATCTAAGGACAACGCCTCAGCCAAATAAATAA
- a CDS encoding DUF72 domain-containing protein: MDFGKLASAELKDVDFTLPADGRQTLNILSSAPAKDPAFYVGCAKWGRKEWVGMIYPPKTKEANFLDEYVKHFNSIELNAVFYSIPKPELIRKWREKADQSGQTDFLFFPKFSRTISHIKRLKNAGEATDQFLKSIYEFGPYLGPCFLQLGDNFGPNNMDVLQAYLESLPLDLRVFVEVRHPAWFADPDANRQLFAMLSDLKKGAAITDASGRRDCLHMEVTVPQTFVRFVGNGSEHQESDFRRIDDWVQRIKIWMEGGLSEVYFFLHQHDEKDTPILADYTIKQFNLHLNARIPEIRFLGGSDNSGQSNLFT, encoded by the coding sequence ATGGATTTCGGAAAGCTTGCATCTGCTGAACTCAAGGACGTTGATTTTACATTACCCGCCGATGGGAGGCAGACCTTAAACATACTTTCGTCTGCGCCTGCTAAAGATCCGGCTTTCTATGTGGGCTGCGCCAAATGGGGTCGGAAGGAGTGGGTAGGCATGATTTATCCGCCGAAGACCAAAGAAGCTAATTTTTTGGATGAATATGTGAAGCATTTCAACTCAATAGAGTTAAATGCGGTCTTCTACAGTATCCCGAAGCCGGAGCTGATTCGCAAATGGCGCGAAAAAGCTGATCAAAGCGGTCAGACAGACTTCCTCTTTTTTCCAAAGTTCTCAAGAACGATCAGTCATATCAAGCGGTTAAAAAACGCCGGGGAGGCGACCGACCAGTTTTTGAAGAGTATTTATGAGTTTGGCCCTTATCTGGGTCCATGCTTTTTGCAACTGGGCGATAATTTCGGTCCTAACAATATGGATGTGCTCCAGGCCTATTTAGAAAGTTTACCGTTGGACCTCAGGGTATTTGTAGAGGTAAGGCATCCCGCGTGGTTTGCCGATCCGGATGCGAACAGGCAGTTGTTTGCGATGCTTTCTGATTTAAAAAAGGGGGCTGCTATTACCGACGCCAGCGGCAGGCGCGATTGTCTTCATATGGAAGTGACAGTACCCCAAACCTTTGTCAGGTTTGTGGGCAACGGCAGCGAACATCAAGAATCGGACTTCCGGCGCATCGACGACTGGGTGCAGCGAATAAAAATATGGATGGAGGGCGGACTAAGCGAGGTTTACTTTTTTCTGCATCAGCATGATGAGAAGGATACGCCTATCCTGGCCGACTATACGATAAAGCAGTTTAACCTCCACCTGAATGCGAGAATCCCTGAGATCCGCTTCCTGGGTGGTTCTGATAATTCAGGGCAAAGTAATTTATTTACATAG
- a CDS encoding S1C family serine protease: MKNEIELDSIIEDYLNNRLTPDETAAFEKLRSNDPAIDHKVVTHKAFLDALKEFGEVAELKHRMNSAHDQIDVPALSAALGPHPSFIVNLWRKNKAAIAVAASFVLLTIVTLYSINQNTEQIGKVELMRNELGKIKNSQSSLIRKINSSSQNTTNERPANYGGTGFALTETGFILTNLHVIEGAEAISVQDNLGKSYKVSVVRTDSQYDLAILKITDTAFRALPNLPYRLKGNTVGMGEEVYTLGFPKDDSVYGRGYVSSKTGYNGDTTQYQVSIPVNPGNSGGPLLDQQGNIIGVISAKQSQVDGATFAVKSRYIQEALNSIPSDSLGNSVPFSKKNSLQHLTKVKQVEKLKNYVFMIKVYK; this comes from the coding sequence ATGAAGAACGAGATTGAGTTAGACAGTATTATTGAAGATTATCTGAACAACAGGCTTACACCGGATGAGACTGCTGCGTTTGAGAAATTGCGCAGTAATGATCCGGCTATAGATCATAAGGTTGTTACCCATAAGGCCTTTCTGGACGCATTGAAGGAGTTTGGAGAGGTCGCTGAATTGAAGCATCGGATGAACTCAGCGCATGATCAGATTGATGTTCCAGCCTTGAGTGCGGCGTTGGGCCCACATCCTTCATTTATAGTTAACCTGTGGCGGAAGAACAAAGCTGCTATAGCGGTGGCTGCTTCGTTTGTTTTGTTAACGATAGTTACTTTATATTCGATTAACCAGAATACGGAACAAATCGGCAAGGTTGAACTGATGAGAAATGAGCTTGGTAAGATTAAAAACTCGCAAAGCAGCCTGATCAGGAAGATCAATTCAAGTTCGCAAAACACGACAAATGAACGTCCGGCTAATTACGGCGGTACAGGTTTTGCCCTTACCGAAACCGGTTTTATCCTCACTAATTTGCATGTGATCGAAGGCGCAGAGGCCATATCAGTTCAGGATAACCTCGGTAAGTCGTATAAGGTGAGTGTGGTAAGAACAGATTCTCAATACGATCTGGCTATCCTGAAAATTACCGATACGGCATTTCGCGCATTGCCAAATCTTCCTTACCGTTTAAAAGGCAATACTGTAGGTATGGGTGAGGAGGTTTATACGCTTGGTTTTCCGAAGGACGACTCGGTTTATGGAAGAGGGTATGTAAGTTCGAAAACCGGATATAACGGGGATACAACGCAGTATCAGGTTTCTATTCCGGTGAATCCTGGCAACAGCGGTGGGCCGTTGCTGGATCAGCAGGGCAATATTATCGGGGTGATTAGTGCAAAACAGAGCCAGGTTGACGGTGCTACCTTTGCGGTGAAGTCAAGGTATATTCAGGAAGCTTTGAATTCCATTCCGAGCGATTCTTTAGGTAACAGCGTGCCGTTCAGTAAAAAGAACTCACTGCAGCACCTGACTAAGGTGAAACAGGTAGAGAAGCTGAAGAACTATGTATTTATGATCAAAGTATATAAGTAA
- a CDS encoding RNA polymerase sigma factor, with translation MSNKLSSSVPTDREVVLGILNNSEDALNKLYTGYFPMILQFILNNNGDEDDAKDVYQEGIIVLYNKIRSGDFELSSKLKTYLYSVCRRIWLKKLTQNSRKTSNVSDFEDVISVDSDLEVHEERDRQFEKMQSALVHLGEPCKTIIQDFYIHNLSMQDICEKFGYTNTDNAKTQKYKCLQRLKKLFFQL, from the coding sequence GTGAGTAATAAGTTAAGCAGTTCAGTTCCAACGGATAGAGAGGTTGTTTTAGGGATTCTGAATAACTCAGAAGATGCACTGAATAAATTGTATACCGGGTATTTTCCGATGATTTTACAGTTTATATTGAATAACAACGGTGACGAAGATGATGCAAAAGACGTGTATCAGGAAGGAATCATCGTTTTATACAATAAAATAAGGAGCGGGGATTTTGAGTTGAGCAGCAAATTGAAGACCTACCTGTACTCTGTGTGTCGGCGCATCTGGCTGAAGAAGCTGACGCAGAACAGCAGAAAGACGAGCAATGTTTCAGACTTCGAAGATGTGATCTCGGTTGACAGTGATCTGGAGGTACATGAGGAAAGGGACAGGCAGTTTGAGAAAATGCAATCGGCACTGGTTCATTTGGGCGAACCCTGCAAAACAATTATTCAGGACTTTTATATACACAATTTGTCGATGCAGGATATCTGTGAAAAATTCGGTTATACCAATACAGATAATGCCAAGACTCAGAAGTATAAATGTCTGCAACGGTTAAAGAAATTATTTTTTCAATTATAA